One Aspergillus oryzae RIB40 DNA, chromosome 2 genomic window carries:
- the acoA gene encoding aconitate hydratase ACO1 (aconitase/homoaconitase (aconitase superfamily)), which yields MISTRLARMGALFLGARGLATASEHPLDKKVEMSNVEKGNYINYKKMSENLEIVRKRLSRPLTYAEKILYSHLDNPHEQDIERGVSYLKLRPDRVACQDATAQMAILQFMSAGMPSVATPTTVHCDHLIEAQVGGEKDLARANEINKEVYDFLASATAKYNIGFWKPGSGIIHQIVLENYAFPGGLMIGTDSHTPNGGGLGMAAIGVGGADAVDVMAGLPWELKAPKVIGVKLTGELSGWTTPKDIILKVAGLLTVKGGTGAIVEYHGPGVNSLSCTGMGTICNMGAEIGATTSLFPYNDRMYDYLKATKRQHIGDFARSYQKELREDEGAEYDQLIEINLSELEPHINGPFTPDLATPISKFKEAVEANKWPEELKVGLIGSCTNSSYEDMSRAASIARDALDHGLKSKSLFTITPGSEQIRATIERDGQLQTLEEYGGVILANACGPCIGQWDRKDVKKGEANSIISSYNRNFTGRNDANPATHSFVTSPDLVVAMTVAGTLKFNPLTDTLKDKDGKEFKLKPPTGEGLPAKGYDPGRNTYQAPPVDRSTVNVAVSPTSDRLQVLQGFQAWDGKDATNIPILIKCQGKTTTDHISMAGPWLKYRGHLDNISNNMLIGAVNAENGEANKVKNAFTGEYDAVPATARDYKARGVKWVVIGDWNYGEGSSREHAALEPRHLGGLAIITRSFARIHETNLKKQGMLPLTFAEPADYDKIQPDDKVDLLCTELEVGKPMTLRVHPKDGKTFDIKLNHTFNESQIEWFKDGSALNTMARKGGN from the exons GGCAACTACATCAACTACAA GAAGATGTCTGAGAACTTGGAAATCGTTCGCAAGCGTCTGAGCCGTCCTCTTACGTACGCCGAGAAGATCCTCTACTCTCACCTTGACAACCCTCATGAGCAGGATATCGAGCGTGGTGTTTCCTACCTGAAGCTCCGCCCCGACCGTGTTGCTTGCCAGGATGCCACCGCCCAGATGGCCATCCTTCAGTTCATGTCGGCTGGCATGCCTTCCGTCGCTACCCCTACCACCGTCCACTGTGACCACTTGATTGAGGCTCAGGTTGGAGGTGAAAAGGATTTGGCTCGTGCCAATGAGATCAACAAGGAGGTCTACGACTTTCTTGCCTCCGCTACTGCCAAGTACAACATTGGTTTCTGGAAGCCTGGCTCCGGTATCATCCACCAGATCGTTCTGGAGAATTACGCTTTCCCCGGTGGTCTGATGATCGGTACCGACTCTCACACTCCTAACGGCGGTGGTCTCGGTATGGCTGCCATTGGTGTCGGTGGTGCTGATGCCGTCGATGTGATGGCTGGTCTCCCCTGGGAACTTAAGGCTCCTAAGGTCATTGGTGTCAAGCTCACTGGTGAGCTGTCCGGATGGACCACTCCTAAGG ATATCATCCTTAAGGTCGCTGGCCTCCTCACTGTCAAGGGTGGTACTGGTGCTATCGTTGAGTACCACGGACCTGGTGTCAACTCTCTTTCTTGCACTGGTATGGGTACCATCTGTAACATGGGTGCTGAAATTGGTGCTACtacctctcttttcccctaCAATGACCGCATGTACGACTACCTGAAGGCCACTAAGCGTCAGCACATTGGCGACTTCGCCAGGTCCTACCAGAAGGAGCTTCGCGAAGATGAGGGTGCCGAGTATGACCAGCTGATTGAGATCAACCTGTCTGAGCTGGAGCCTCACATCAACGGTCCCTTCACTCCCGATCTTGCTACCCCCATCTCCAAGTTCAAGGAGGCTGTCGAGGCCAACAAGTGGCCTGAGGAGCTCAAGGTCGGTCTTATCGGCTCTTGCACCAACTCCTCCTATGAGGACATGTCCCGTGCCGCCTCTATCGCCCGGGATGCCCTCGATCACGGCTTGAAGTCCAAGTCTCTCTTCACCATTACCCCTGGTTCTGAGCAGATTCGCGCTACTATCGAGCGTGACGGTCAGCTGCAGACCCTCGAGGAGTACGGTGGTGTCATCCTTGCCAACGCTTGCGGTCCTTGCATTGGACAGTGGGACCGTAAGGATGTCAAGAAGGGCGAGGCCaactccatcatctcctcctACAACCGTAACTTCACTGGCCGTAACGACGCCAACCCCGCCACTCACTCCTTCGTCACCTCCCCCGACCTTGTTGTTGCCATGACTGTTGCCGGTACCCTCAAGTTCAACCCTCTCACCGATACCCTGAAggacaaggatggcaaggaGTTCAAGCTCAAGCCTCCCACCGGCGAGGGTCTCCCCGCTAAGGGCTACGACCCCGGCCGTAACACCTACCAGGCCCCTCCTGTCGACCGTTCCACTGTCAACGTCGCTGTCTCCCCTACCAGTGACCGTCTCCAGGTCCTCCAGGGATTCCAGGCCTGGGATGGCAAGGATGCCACTAACATCCCTATCCTCATCAAGTGCCAGGGCAAGACCACCACTGACCACATCTCCATGGCTGGCCCATGGTTGAAGTACCGTGGCCATCTTGacaacatctccaacaaCATGCTCATTGGTGCCGTCAACGCCGAGAACGGTGAGGCTAACAAGGTCAAGAACGCTTTCACTGGTGAATACGACGCTGTCCCTGCTACTGCCCGTGACTACAAGGCTCGTGGCGTCAAGTGGGTTGTCATTGGTGACTGGAACTACGGTGAGGGTAGCTCTCGTGAGCACGCTGCTCTGGAGCCTAGACaccttggtggtcttgctATCATCACTCGCAGCTTCGCCCGTATCCACGAGACCAACCTTAAGAAGCAGGGTATGCTTCCCCTGACCTTCGCTGAGCCTGCCGACTATGACAAGATCCAGCCCGACGACAAGGTTGACCTGCTCTGCACCGAGCTCGAGGTCGGCAAGCCCATGACTCTCCGCGTCCACCCCAAGGATGGCAAGACCTTCGACATCAAGCTCAACCACACCTTCAACGAGTCCCAGATCGAGTGGTTCAAGGACGGTTCTGCCCTCAACACCATGGCCCGCAAGGGTGGCAACTAA
- a CDS encoding putative metallo-beta-lactamase domain protein (glyoxylase): MATQLVPLPEVERLSASVVRILGGNPGKLDEIRTHVNLNLHIVYTAGVEGATLKAFHTPGHTVDHMIFVLEEEDAIFTGDNVLGHGTAVFEDLKVYLSSLQRMQDRVSGRGYPGHGAVIDNATAKITEYIKHRQQREDEVIRVLRYGKLDVPDDEPSPERKASWTPLEIVKVIYHNVPESLHLPASHGVLQVLMKLEAEGKTIHDTESGKWRLETGKSAL, from the exons ATGGCGACTCAGCTCGTTCCTCTACCGGAGGTGGAGAGACTCAGTGCTTCAGTGGTGCGGATACTTGGTGGTAATCCCGGCAAG CTCGATGAAATAAGAACCCACGTTAATTTGAATCTGCATATAGTTTACACTGCAGG CGTAGAGGGTGCCACCTTGAAAGCATTCCATACGCCAGGACATACAGTTGACCATATGATATTTGTgctagaagaagaagatgccatcTTTACTGGTGATA ACGTTCTGGGACATGGGACTGCGGTATTTGAAGATTTGAAAGTGTATCTGTCCAGCCTACAGCGAATGCAAGACCGAGTGTCGGGACGCGGTTACCCTGGCCATGGAGCGGTGATTGACAACGCAACAGCTAAGATCACTGAATACATCAAGCATCGACAACAGCGAGAAGATGAGGTGATCCGGGTTTTGCGTTATGGAAAACTTGATGTGCCTGATGATGAACCATCACCGGAGCGGAAGGCCTCTTGGACCCCCCTTGAGATAGTGAAAGTGATTTACCATAACGTCCCGGAAAGCCTTCACCTGCCAGCGTCGCACGGAGTGCTGCAGGTGCTAATGAAGTTAGAAGCCGAGGGTAAGACAATCCACGACACGGAATCCGGAAAGTGGAGGCTGGAAACCGGGAAGTCTGCGCTATAA
- a CDS encoding glycosyltransferase family 20 protein (trehalose-6-phosphate synthase component TPS1 and related subunits): MPSLEDSSKNDSRLLLISNRLPITIKRSEDGKYDFSMSSGGLVSGLSGLSKSTTFQWYGWPGLEVPEEEIPVVKQRLKDEYNAVPVFIDDELADRHYNGFSNSILWPLFHYHPGEITFDESAWDAYKDANRLFARAVAKEVQDGDLIWVHDYHLMLLPEMLREEIGDQKQNVKIGFFLHTPFPSSEIYRILPVRNELLLGVLHCDLIGFHTYDYTRHFLSACSRLLGLATTPNGIEFQGKIIACGAFPIGIDPEKFQEGLKKEKVQKRIAQLEQKFQGVKLMVGVDRLDYIKGVPQKLHALEVFLSDHPEWVGKVVLVQVAVPSRQDVEEYQNLRAVVNELVGRINGKFGTVEFMPIHFLHKSVNFDELIALYAVSDACIVSSTRDGMNLVAYEYIAAQQKRHGVLVLSEFAGAAQSLNGSIIINPWNTEELAGAYQEAVTMSDEQRALNFSKLDKYVNKYTSAFWGQSFVTELTRISSQSAEKFQSKRASLTGTYHEQVNGVESEGSA; the protein is encoded by the exons ATGCCTTCCCTCGAAGACAGTTCTAAGAATGACTCCAGACTGCTGCTCATTTCAAATCGGTTACCGATTACGATAAAACGCTCCGAAGACGGGAAGTATGACTTTTCCATGTCATCTGGCGGCTTGGTTAGCGGTCTGAGTGGTCTATCGAAATCCACTACGTTTCAATGGTATGGCTGGCCTGGCCTAGAGGTCCCCGAAGAAGAGATACCGGTGGTGAAGCAACGGTTGAAGGATGAATACAATGCGGTTCCCGTATTTATCGATGATGAGCTCGCGGACCGGCATTACAATGGATTCTCCA ATTCGATTCTGTGGCCCCTTTTCCATTATCATCCTGGTGAAATCACGTTCGATGAATCTGCTTGGGACGCTTACAAGGATGCGAATCGATTATTTGCGCGGGCCGTTGCGAAAGAAGTCCAGGATGGCGATCTAATTTGGGTGCATGACTACCATTTGATGCTTCTCCCTGAGatgcttcgagaagaaatcGGAGATCAGAAGCAGAATGTTAAAATTGGGTTCTTCCTCCACACCCCCTTCCCTAGCAGTGAAATTTACAGGATTCTTCCGGTCCGAAACGAGCTGTTGCTTGGGGTCCTCCATTGCGACCTCATAGGCTTCCACACCTACGACTATACAAGACATTTCCTGAGCGCTTGCTCGCGCTTATT GGGATTGGCGACGACTCCCAACGGTATTGAGTTTCAGGGCAAAATCATTGCCTGCGGAGCTTTCCCGATCGGCATTGACCCGGAGAAATTCCAGGAGGGTcttaagaaagaaaaggtccaGAAGCGGATTGCACAGCTTGAACAGAAGTTCCAAGGAGTGAAGCTTATGGTGGGTGTTGACCGCCTTGACTATATAAAGGGCGTTCCGCAAAAGCTGCATGCGCTGGAAGTGTTCCTTAGCGATCATCCTGAATGGGTTGGTAAAGTTGTCCTGGTCCAAGTTGCTGTCCCCAGTAGACAGGATGTCGAGGAGTATCAGAATTTGAGGGCTGTTGTGAACGAGCTGGTCGGCCGCATCAACGGGAAATTTG GTACTGTGGAATTCATGCCAATCCACTTCCTGCACAAGTCGGTCAATTTTGATGAACTGATTGCCCTGTATGCCGTGTCGGATGCGTGCATTGTTTCGTCAACTCGAGATGGCATGAATCTGGTCGCGTACGAATATATTGCAGCTCAACAAAAGCGGCACGGTGTTTTGGTTCTCTCAGAGTTTGCCGGTGCAGCCCAGAGTCTCAATGGCAGTATTATCATTAACCCTTGGAACACCGAAGAACTCGCTGGTGCCTACCAGGAGGCTGTCACCATGAGCGACGAGCAAAGGGCTCTGAATTTCTCTAAGTTGGACAAATATGTCAATAAATATACGAG TGCCTTCTGGGGCCAGTCATTCGTAACGGAATTGACGAGGATATCTAGCCAATCTGCGGAGAAATTCCAGTCTAAGAGGGCTTCCCTGACCGGCACGTACCACGAACAAGTGAACGGTGTAGAATCCGAGGGATCGGCTTGA
- a CDS encoding uS17 family ribosomal protein (predicted protein), which yields MRPSYLFRAMQPLRSSIVRPTSTSTPAAHIYSAISTPIRRLNSTTATPTETQSSTAPSTPSVAPPSLRNYPYTLKTGTVVSVGRMDRTVRVAHRHTMWDSHIRKTYPKVTTYLVSDPKNSLREGDVIEFSSGYPKSRHVRHVVERIIAPFGEAIEDRPAVLTREERDAERVAKRTVKWERREARRAEGGEGQSLGGQEHVGRIRRLVYERTRAQ from the coding sequence ATGCGTCCAAGCTACCTCTTCCGGGCGATGCAGCCCCTCCGCTCTTCTATCGTCAGACCTACATCGACCTCAACCCCAGCCGCACACATCTACTCTGCCATCTCGACACCAATCCGCCGCTTGAATTCGACGACTGCTACACCCACGGAGACCCAATCGTCCACAGCACCTTCTACTCCTTCAGTGGCTCCTCCTTCCCTCCGCAACTACCCTTATACCTTGAAGACCGGCACTGTGGTCTCCGTTGGCCGCATGGACCGTACTGTCCGCGTCGCCCACCGCCACACCATGTGGGACAGTCACATTCGCAAGACATATCCTAAGGTCACGACATATCTTGTGTCCGACCCAAAGAACTCCCTGCGCGAAGGGGATGTCATTGAGTTCTCCTCGGGATACCCGAAGAGCCGGCATGTGCGCCATGTCGTTGAGAGGATCATTGCACCGTTCGGTGAGGCAATTGAAGACAGACCGGCTGTGCTGACACGTGAAGAGCGGGACGCAGAGCGCGTGGCCAAGCGAACTGTGAAATGGGAGCGCAGGGAAGCCAGAAGAGCAGAGGGCGGCGAGGGCCAGAGCTTAGGAGGACAAGAGCACGTCGGGCGGATTAGGAGGCTAGTCTATGAGCGTACCAGGGCCCAGTAG
- a CDS encoding uncharacterized protein (dehydrogenases with different specificities (related to short-chain alcohol dehydrogenases)), with amino-acid sequence MSSNPIVLITGANTGLGLETVKALLRSPKAHTILLGGRNIDKANAAAKAVQEEYPQSRSVVKTIQVDVEYDDSISKAFEHVADEYGRVDILINNAGALLDTQFYSGDLTMREMWKKSWNVNTVGTHILTHTFVPLLLKSSDPRLLFITSGTSALGETEDTSYRFNKSPAKGWPKEEPTFGAYRSSKTGMNMMMCEWVRILREDGVKVFGISPGFLATGLGGNPELYKKLGALDPVVGAEFVRDVVEGARDQDAGKVIRRDKIQAW; translated from the exons ATGTCCTCCAACCCAATCGTTTTAATCACCGGTGCCAATACTGGCCTTGGACTTGAGACAGTCAAGGCATTGCTGCGCTCACCTAAAGCACACACCATCCTTCTCGGGGGTAGGAATATCGACAAAGCCAATGCTGCAGCTAAAGCAGTGCAAGAGGAATATCCCCAGAGCCGCAGCGTCGTCAAAACGATTCAAGTCGACGTGGAATACGACGACTCGATCTCAAAAGCATTCGAGCATGTCGCCGACGAATACGGTCGCGTGGATATCTTAATCAACAACGCAG GGGCACTGCTGGACACCCAATTCTACTCGGGAGACCTGACAATGCGAGAGATGTGGAAAAAGTCATGGAACGTCAATACTGTTGGAACACACATCCTCACTCACACTTTCGTACCCCTTCTCCTGAAATCGTCCGATCCGAGACTCTTGTTCATCACAAGCGGTACATCGGCGCTTGGTGAGACTGAGGATACCTCGTACAGATTCAACAAATCACCTGCGAAGGGTTGGCCCAAGGAAGAGCCTACTTTTGGAGCCTATAGGTCCAGTAAGACTGGTATGAACATGATGATGTGCGAGTGGGTTCGGATTCTGCGAGAAGATGGCGTCAAGGTCTTTGGCATCTCGCCGGGGTTTTTGGCGACTGGCTTGGGTGGTAATCCGGAGTTGTATAAAAAATTAGGCGCACTGGATCCGGTCGTAGGGGCGGAATTTGTGCGagatgttgttgaaggagCCCGTGATCAGGACGCTGGGAAAGTTATTCGTCGGGACAAAATTCAAGCCTGGTAG
- a CDS encoding Zn(II)2Cys6 transcription factor (predicted protein), which produces MSDIARFTGKFRARTNPNPSQKASTAKVTKSQRASLVCEQCRKSKLRCDRGQPCSSCIRRHESDACSYRQRLGPTVNSGDHSTIESRLTHLESLLNALMRNKELPSEHEVVPPDLSRCSVDAATIQFQGDSIDDTAYVGSTHWSAILDDIHELQVALSGSIDSQGVNKLATPGAPTLGTELIFGSAHIYSLQQVMSRYLPSKLDIDRYLSLYFQGETFVIPFIHTYHFQRQYRGFWADPTKVDPLWLSILFSICCLSSLTRETAGPGRPLQRDTLPESPKFHTAAGQCLVIGEYHRPQKLAIEALAVYAQCKNLTTLDPSREAGMILGMVVRMAYELGYHRDPDSFGSLSVFEGEMRRRFWAACKHMDIMISFQQGLPSNICLESCDTKSPRNLLDSDFDVDTQVLPESRPETEPTKLLWFIVKDRQITSFSKVCKYMLSFKEHSEADLHRLDEEIRQTYATIPDILRTRPLSESIADPPFLIITRLYIEFICLKNLCVLHRGYMVQGNVNSTKACVEAAKRLVSQFINMYKEFSPGGQLHTEQWMLTNFTMNDFLLGVMVLCLVIHIHRKQASWTGTIDSAIQKEVLSLLEQSYEVCVENSQASRDARRVSHALHLILNSAKTSRAPELQPANGATSGTNSALLATQTESTIGQTNLAPFDVFDPFNIMGMDFENIDWDAFVPQLSI; this is translated from the coding sequence ATGTCCGACATCGCAAGGTTCACAGGCAAATTTCGAGCTCGTACAAATCCTAATCCCTCCCAAAAGGCCTCGACTGCGAAAGTAACAAAGTCGCAGAGAGCATCGCTAGTGTGCGAGCAATGCAGAAAGTCTAAGCTTCGATGTGATCGGGGACAGCCATGCAGTAGCTGCATTAGGAGACATGAATCAGACGCTTGTTCTTATCGACAGAGGTTGGGGCCAACGGTTAATAGTGGCGACCACAGCACCATTGAGAGCAGGCTGACACACCTGGAATCTTTGCTCAATGCATTGATGCGTAACAAGGAATTGCCATCAGAACACGAGGTGGTGCCTCCTGATTTGTCCCGCTGCTCAGTAGATGCTGCTACTATTCAGTTTCAGGGTGACTCAATTGATGATACCGCATATGTCGGTTCTACACATTGGTCAGCTATTCTGGACGACATTCACGAGCTGCAGGTGGCCCTGAGTGGCTCTATTGATAGCCAGGGAGTTAATAAGCTTGCTACACCGGGGGCTCCTACCTTGGGTACTGAATTGATATTTGGATCAGCACATATTTACTCTTTGCAACAAGTCATGTCTCGATATCTTCCATCGAAACTAGATATCGATCGATACCTCTCTTTGTACTTTCAAGGCGAGACTTTCGTAATCCCATTCATCCACACCTACCATTTCCAGCGCCAATATAGAGGATTTTGGGCCGATCCAACCAAAGTCGATCCTCTTTGGCTTTCGatattattttctatatGCTGTCTGTCATCCCTTACTAGGGAAACGGCTGGCCCAGGTCGCCCACTACAAAGGGACACACTCCCCGAGAGTCCTAAGTTCCACACGGCTGCTGGACAATGTCTTGTCATAGGGGAATATCACCGACCGCAAAAACTTGCAATTGAGGCGCTCGCTGTCTATGCTCAGTGCAAGAATCTTACAACTTTGGATCCTTCCCGAGAAGCCGGGATGATTCTGGGAATGGTTGTCCGTATGGCGTATGAATTGGGCTACCACCGCGATCCAGATTCCTTCGGCTCTCTGAGTGTTTTCGAAGGCGAAATGCGCAGGAGATTCTGGGCTGCGTGTAAGCATATGGATATCATGATCAGTTTCCAGCAGGGCCTACCGAGTAACATTTGTCTCGAGAGTTGCGACACGAAGTCCCCAAGAAACCTCTTAGACTCAGACTTTGACGTGGACACGCAGGTCTTGCCTGAGTCTCGACCCGAGACTGAGCCTACAAAGTTGCTATGGTTCATTGTTAAGGATAGACAAATTACGAGCTTCAGCAAAGTCTGTAAATACATGCTATCTTTTAAGGAGCATTCTGAAGCTGATCTACATCGgctggacgaagaaatcCGACAAACGTACGCAACGATTCCCGATATCTTGCGAACTCGTCCTCTCTCAGAATCTATTGCGGACCCTCCCTTTCTCATAATTACCAGGCTATATATTGAATTTATTTGCTTGAAAAATCTCTGTGTTCTGCATCGCGGATACATGGTCCAGGGTAATGTTAATAGTACTAAGGCCTGCGTTGAAGCCGCGAAGCGCCTTGTCAGTCAATTTATCAATATGTACAAGGAGTTTTCACCTGGCGGTCAACTACACACGGAGCAATGGATGCTGACAAATTTCACGATGAACGACTTTTTGTTGGGCGTCATGGTGCTCTGTCTGGTGATACATATCCATCGCAAACAAGCCTCCTGGACCGGTACTATCGATTCTGCCATACAAAAAGAAgtgctttctcttctcgaaCAGTCTTACGAGGTTTGTGTAGAGAATTCCCAGGCCAGCAGAGATGCACGACGGGTGTCTCATGCCTTACATCTGATTCTAAATAGCGCTAAGACGTCCAGGGCACCCGAATTGCAACCTGCAAACGGTGCCACATCGGGTACAAACTCAGCGTTACTGGCTACGCAGACTGAGAGTACTATTGGCCAGACAAATTTAGCTCCTTTTGATGTGTTTGATCCGTTTAATATCATGGGCATGGACTTTGAAAACATTGACTGGGATGCTTTCGTCCCCCAATTGTCCATCTAA
- a CDS encoding putative spindle pole body component (microtubule-associated protein), which yields MADGEEDFSSLPLPERFTHKNWKVRKGGYEDAKQQFEKSPDESDPVFTPFIQDAGLWKGAVADSNVAAQQDGLAAYCAFLKFGGVQACTRSRATTVFPIVEKGLPSARPAAKTNAQEALLLLVELDKADPVIEEMLPGLSHKVPKVIAATLTGLRTIYHNFGCKIVDPKPVLKALPKVFGHADKNVRAEAQSLTVEMYRWLKEAIKPLFWAELKPVQQTDLEKLFENVKQEPPPKQERLTRAQQDAMATASAAAEDGEAEDGGEDYGDEDGEEVDAFDLAEPVDVMPKVPKDLHEQLSSSKWKDRKEALDALHSALNVPRIKDGPFDDIVRALAARMKDANIAVVTVAANCVDLLAKGLRSGFGKYRSTIMAPILERLKEKKQSVAEALGQALDSVFASTTLTECLEEILEFLKHKNPQVKQETLKFLIRCLRTTRDVPSKAEVKSIAEAATKLLTESSEVNRSGGAEILGTLMKIMGERAMNPYLEGLDDIRKTKIKEFFETAEVKAKDRPKPIVGAPKAVPAAGKKVVGGKKPALGMKKPAPAAAAPPPEEPAPAPSPPKKAVPSRLGGPKTGGLPAPGSGLKKKLGGPGGIASPQRRVVSPPSEEQPAAPAAPKFGLGRGLAGRPIAKPAAPREPSPPPAAPPLTGMSAIERAELEELRLEQEKFTRLVEDLKSERTKLKSQVTELQDQNAQLIEDHTRDVLSIKAKETQLVRARSDAETAEQTVQKQQREIDRLKRELARALRASAISPPNTLPEGISMAYGDAGSVYQDTASNGHGPLARGYHSGSRFESSRPRSYASASPSEEKENSGLESPGLGSRDGGLGRRKLSPTFGTGYSGMGSPTRSSMLGSSNASGDDQPTRSTEPAENWKRAAEVTSQLKARIEQMKARQGLTRPPAQR from the exons atggctgacgGAGAGGAGgacttctcctctctcccaTTGCCCGAACGATTTACGCACAAG AACTGGAAAGTACGTAAGGGAGGGTATGAAGATGCCAAACAACAGTTCGAGAAATCTCCAGATGAATCAGATCCCGTTTTCACACCATTCATCCAAGACGCGGGCCTATGGAAAGGAGCTGTCGCAGATTCCAATGTCGCGGCCCAACAAGATGGCCTCGCGGCCTACTGCGCTTTCTTAAAATTCGGAGGTGTTCAGGCTTGCACAAG GTCTCGTGCTACCACAGTTTTTCCCATTGTAGAAAAGGGTCTTCCGTCCGCGAGACCGGCAGCAAAGACGAACGCTCAAGAAGCCCTTCTATTATTAGTGGAATTAGATAAAGCAGACCCCGTGATCGAAGAGATGCTGCCTGGGCTATCACACAAGGTACCTAAGGTTATTGCTGCGACATTGACTGGCTTGAGAACAATCTATCACAACTTCGGATGCAAAATTGTTGATCCCAAACCGGTCCTTAAGGCCCTGCCCAAGGTCTTCGGACATGCAGACAAGAATGTTCGCGCGGAAGCGCAAAGTCTCACAGTGGAAATGTACCGGTGGTTGAAAGAGGCCATTAAACCTCTTTTCTGGGCCGAACTAAAGCCGGTCCAGCAAACCGACTTAGAGAAACTCTTCGAAAATGTCAAACAAGAGCCGCCACCGAAGCAAGAGAGATTAACTAGAGCCCAGCAAGACGCAATGGCTACCGCCAGCGCAGCCGCTGAAGATggtgaagccgaagacggTGGTGAAGATTACGGGGATGAAGACggtgaagaggttgatgcTTTTGACCTCGCAGAACCTGTTGACGTGATGCCTAAAGTTCCTAAAGACCTACACGAGCAGCTATCATCATCGAAATGGAAAGACCGGAAGGAGGCACTGGATGCTCTTCATTCAGCACTGAATGTACCGAGAATCAAGGATGGGCCATTTGACGATATTGTACGCGCACTAGCGGCTCGCATGAAAGACGCCAATATCGCGGTTGTGACCGTCGCTGCCAACTGTGTCGACTTACTTGCTAAAGGCCTTCGGAGCGGATTCGGCAAATATCGCTCAACCATCATGGCTCCTATCCTGGAGcgcctgaaggagaagaaacagagcGTCGCAGAGGCACTGGGCCAAGCCTTGGATTCGGTCTTCGCATCGACTACCTTGACAGAATGCTTGGAAGAGATCCTTGAGTTTTTGAAGCATAAGAATCCGCAAGTGAAGCAAGAAACCCTCAAATTCCTTATCCGTTGTCTCCGTACCACCAGGGATGTCCCATCGAAAGCGGAGGTCAAGTCGATTGCTGAAGCGGCTACTAAGCTTCTTACCGAATCCAGTGAGGTTAACCGATCAGGAGGAGCTGAAATCCTTGGTAcattgatgaagatcatgggCGAGCGGGCGATGAACCCCTACCTAGAGggtcttgatgatatcaggaagacgaagattaAGGAGTTCTTTGAAACCGCCGAGGTCAAAGCGAAAGACAGACCTAAGCCTATTGTTGGTGCACCCAAGGCTGTGCCAGCAGCTGGTAAGAAAGTTGTCGGTGGGAAAAAGCCAGCATTGGGAATGAAAAAGCCCGCTCCAGCTGCGGCAGCGCCACCACCTGAAGAACCAGCGCCTGCACCCTCACCTCCTAAGAAGGCAGTACCATCGAGATTGGGCGGTCCCAAGACTGGTGGGCTTCCTGCACCAGGTTCTGgtctgaagaaaaagctgGGAGGCCCCGGAGGTATAGCATCGCCACAACGACGGGttgtttctcctccttccgaGGAGCAACCCGCCGCTCCTGCTGCTCCCAAATTTGGTCTTGGTAGAGGACTTGCAGGCCGTCCTATCGCCAAGCCAGCAGCTCCTCGCGAGCCTTCGCCTCCACCAGCGGCGCCTCCACTGACCGGAATGTCAGCCATTGAGCGGGCCGAGCTAGAGGAATTGCGTCTCGAGCAGGAGAAGTTTACCCGGTTGGTTGAAGACTTGAAGTCAGAGAGGACCAAATTGAAGTCTCAAGTGACAGAACTTCAGGATCAGAACGCACAGCTCATTGAAGATCATACGAGGGATGTTTTGAgtatcaaggccaaggaaacACAACTTGTTAGGGCTCGGAGTGATGCAGAGACCGCAGAACAGACCGTTCAGAAGCAACAGCGGGAAATTGACCGCCTGAAACGTGAGTTAGCAAGGGCCCTTCGTGCTAGCGCTATCAGCCCGCCCAACACTCTGCCGGAAGGGATTAGCATGGCATATGGAGACGCTGGATCGGTTTATCAGGACACAGCCAGCAATGGCCACGGTCCTTTGGCACGTGGTTACCACTCGGGGTCACGATTCGAGAGCTCAAGACCAAGGAGTTATGCTTCAGCCAGCccaagtgaagagaaggagaataGTGGTCTGGAATCTCCAGGCCTGGGCAGCAGAGATGGAGGTCTCGGCCGACGGAAGCTAAGCCCTACCTTTGGCACCGGTTATTCCGGAATGGGTAGTCCTACACGGTCTTCAATGTTGGGTTCTAGCAACGCGTCAGGAGATGACCAGCCGACGAGAAGTACAGAGCCAGCGGAGAACTGGAAGCGAGCTGCCGAGGTGACAAGCCAGCTTAAAGCAAGGATAGAACAAATGAAG GCTAGGCAAGGACTCACGCGACCACCTGCTCAACGCTAA